From Salmo salar chromosome ssa04, Ssal_v3.1, whole genome shotgun sequence, one genomic window encodes:
- the LOC106603226 gene encoding protocadherin gamma-A11-like, giving the protein MEYKGFSFSASLLGLALFLFLLRTSYGDVTYSVLEEMKRGSVIGNIAKDLGLDKKRLMYRKARLEMDGSNTLYCDINLSTGDLIVAERMDREQLCGRRVSCVLKYEMVLENPLELHRVVLQIQDINDNSPQFANDRITFEIRESADKGARFAVHQAHDADIGLNAVQSYTLQRNDHFSLAVNTKPGGGKYGELKLEKELDRELQQEVTLLLTAVDGGTPQRSGTVVIHITVLDANDNVPTFSKNIYKVRIPENAPLGTVVVTVSATDVDEGQNGEVMYVFGPISVELNELFSLDPKTGDISLSGQMDFEKESIYEISIQAQDSLGLTSFANVVIEITDVNDNAPVISLKSLTNPIPENVLPGTEVGIINVQDKDSEGNRQVRCSIQQNVPFKLNPSIKNYYSLVTTSELDREIISDYNITITATDEGSPPLSSSKTIHLSVSDVNDNPPVFEEQSYSSYVTENNKPGSSMCSVTARDPDWRQNGTVVYSLLPSDVNGVPVSSFLSINGDTGVIHAVRPFDYEQFRSFKVHVVARDNGSPPLSSNVTVRVFITDENDNSPQILYPAPAGNSLMTEMVPKAALAGSLVSKVIAVDADSGQNAWLSYQIVKWTDPGLFTIGLHSGEIRAQRDISESDSMKQNLVISVKDNGQPSLSTTCDVYLLISDNLAEVPELKDMTYEDSSKLTSYLIIALVSVSTFFLTFIILILAVRFCRSRKPRMMFDGAVAIPSAYFPPNYAEVDGAGTLRSSYNYDAYLTTGSRTSDFKFARSYNDSTLPADQTLTRCPDTLLEGSIITLNTAGDSEVTHAFI; this is encoded by the coding sequence ATGGAATACAAGGGATTCTCGTTCTCTGCCTCATTGCTCGGCCTGGCTTTGTTTCTTTTCCTGCTGCGCACCAGCTATGGAGACGTGACCTATTCTGTTCTAGAGGAGATGAAACGCGGATCTGTGATCGGGAATATAGCCAAGGATCTCGGACTGGATAAAAAACGACTTATGTATCGGAAAGCTCGCCTGGAAATGGATGGTAGCAACACACTCTATTGTGACATTAACCTGAGCACTGGCGACTTGATTGTTGCTGAGAGAATGGACAGGGAGCAGCTCTGTGGCAGAAGGGTTTCGTGTGTATTGAAATATGAAATGGTGCTCGAGAATCCTTTAGAATTACACCGCGTCGTTCTTCAGATACAAGATATTAATGACAATTCACCACAATTCGCGAACGATCGCATTACGTTTGAGATCAGAGAATCGGCAGATAAAGGCGCCCGATTTGCGGTCCACCAGGCTCATGATGCAGATATAGGACTCAACGCTGTTCAAAGCTACACACTACAAAGGAACGACCATTTTAGCCTGGCCGTTAATACAAAACCTGGTGGGGGGAAGTATGGGGAGTTAAAATTAGAAAAAGAGCTAGATCGAGAACTACAACAAGAGGTGACGTTGTTACTTACTGCGGTTGATGGTGGGACTCCACAGAGATCTGGTACTGTAGTTATACACATCACTGTGTTGGATGCGAACGATAATGTCCCAACATTTAGCAAGAACATCTATAAGGTCAGAATACCTGAAAATGCACCCCTGGGTACGGTTGTAGTCACCGTAAGCGCCACAGACGTTGACGAGGGACAAAATGGTGAAGTGATGTATGTATTTGGTCCCATTTCAGTTGAATTGAATGAATTATTTTCTCTTGACCCTAAAACGGGTGACATTAGTTTATCTGGACAGATGGACTTCGAAAAGGAGTCCATTTATGAAATTAGCATACAGGCCCAGGATAGCTTGGGGTTGACGTCCTTTGCCAACGTTGTCATCGAGATTACAGATGTAAATGACAATGCCCCGGTAATATCTCTTAAATCTTTGACCAATCCCATCCCTGAGAACGTGTTACCTGGCACAGAGGTGgggatcattaatgtacaggatAAAGATTCAGAGGGAAATAGACAGGTCCGCTGCTCCATTCAACAAAATGTTCCTTTCAAATTAAACCCTTCAATCAAAAACTATTATTCTCTGGTAACAACTAGTGAACTAGACCGTGAGATAATATCAGATTACAACATAACTATCACTGCCACTGACGAGGGGTCTCCACCTTTATCCTCCTCAAAGACTATTCATTTATCTGTGTCAGACGTGAATGACAACCCACCTGTGTTTGAAGAACAATCCTACAGTTCCTATGTGACTGAAAACAACAAGCCTGGCTCCTCTATGTGTTCTGTTACTGCCAGAGACCCAGACTGGAGACAGAACGGTACGGTGGTCTATTCTCTATTGCCCAGTGATGTCAACGGTGTTCCGGTGTCCTCATTTCTATCCATTAACGGAGACACGGGGGTGATCCATGCTGTGAGACCATTTGATTATGAACAGTTTAGGAGCTTCAAAGTCCACGTTGTAGCCAGAGACAATGGTTCTCCTCCACTCAGCAGTAACGTGACAGTGAGAGTCTTCATAACAGATGAGAATGATAACTCTCCCCAGATATTATACCCTGCTCCAGCAGGGAACTCCTTGATGACTGAGATGGTCCCCAAAGCTGCTCTGGCGGGGTCCCTGGTTTCCAAGGTGATAGCTGTTGATGCTGACTCTGGACAGAACGCGTGGCTTTCATATCAGATCGTGAAATGGACTGATCCGGGACTTTTCACTATTGGTCTCCACAGTGGAGAGATCAGGGCACAGCGGGACATTTCTGAATCTGACAGTATGAAGCAGAACCTTGTTATATCAGTGAAAGATAACggacagccctctctctctacaacctGTGATGTATATTTACTCATATCAGATAACTTGGCTGAAGTTCCAGAACTGAAAGACATGACTTATGAGGATAGTTCCAAACTAACTTCCTATTTGATCATCGCACTGGTCTCTGTCTCCACCTTTTTCCTGACTTTCATTATTCTCATCCTGGCCGTGAGGTTCTGCCGCAGTAGAAAGCCTAGAATGATGTTTGATGGAGCAGTCGCCATTCCCAGCGCGTATTTCCCTCCCAACTATGCAGAGGTGGATGGAGCTGGAACTCTGCGCAGTTCTTACAATTATGACGCATACCTGACAACGGGCTCACGCACCAGTGACTTCAAGTTTGCCAGATCTTACAATGACAGCACGCTGCCTGCTGATCAGACACTAACAAGATGTCCAGATACATTACTAGAAGGGAGTATCATCACGCTCAACACTGCAGGAGACTCTGAGGTAACCCATGCCTTTATTTAG